From Pseudomonas sp. LS1212, the proteins below share one genomic window:
- a CDS encoding shikimate dehydrogenase, whose protein sequence is MATQPSILAGLIGAGIQASRTPALHEREGAAQGMGYVYRLIDLDQLKLDCNALEELLTAAERMSFTGLNITFPCKQAIIPLLDDLSPEARGIGAVNTVVLKDGKRVGHNTDCLGFAEGFRRGLADVPRERVVQMGAGGAGAAVAHALLSEGVGQLSIFDVDTSRAQALADNLNQHFEGGRARVGSDLASTLQAADGLVNTTPMGMAKLPGMPVPKELLRPALWVAEIVYFPLETELLREASALGCRTLNGGTMAVFQAVKAFELFSGQSANAQRMIEHFNSLDG, encoded by the coding sequence ATGGCTACCCAACCAAGCATTCTCGCCGGCCTGATCGGCGCCGGTATCCAGGCCTCGCGCACCCCTGCCCTGCATGAGCGCGAAGGCGCGGCGCAGGGGATGGGCTATGTGTATCGGCTGATCGACCTGGATCAATTGAAACTCGACTGCAATGCCCTGGAAGAACTGCTGACGGCCGCCGAGCGCATGAGCTTCACAGGGCTTAACATCACCTTCCCGTGCAAGCAGGCGATCATCCCCCTGCTCGACGATTTATCCCCGGAAGCCCGCGGCATCGGTGCGGTGAACACCGTGGTGCTCAAGGACGGTAAACGCGTCGGCCACAACACCGACTGCCTGGGTTTTGCCGAGGGCTTTCGCCGGGGCCTGGCCGACGTCCCCCGTGAGCGCGTGGTGCAGATGGGTGCAGGCGGCGCCGGTGCTGCGGTCGCTCACGCGCTGTTGAGCGAAGGCGTGGGCCAGCTGAGCATTTTCGATGTGGATACGAGCCGCGCCCAGGCCTTGGCCGACAATCTCAACCAGCACTTCGAAGGTGGCCGGGCGCGGGTTGGCAGTGATCTGGCCAGTACGCTGCAAGCCGCTGACGGCCTGGTCAACACCACCCCCATGGGCATGGCCAAACTGCCTGGCATGCCGGTGCCAAAGGAGTTACTGCGCCCAGCGCTCTGGGTTGCCGAAATCGTCTACTTTCCGCTGGAAACCGAATTGCTGCGCGAAGCCAGTGCCTTGGGTTGCCGTACCCTGAACGGCGGAACCATGGCGGTCTTCCAGGCCGTGAAGGCCTTCGAGCTGTTCAGTGGCCAGAGCGCCAACGCCCAGCGCATGATCGAGCATTTCAACAGCCTCGACGGCTGA
- a CDS encoding IclR family transcriptional regulator C-terminal domain-containing protein: MKDPVIHPRDLIVGLQKGLGLMQLFSEETPRLSVPQAARMAGLTQSAARRFLLTLVHERFVETDGRQYWLTAKALRIGQAYVDSAQLPRMLRPIVEQVARTTQEHVSVGVRDGDDIIHVVRSRYSHISSMSIRPGSRVPMYCTASGRIWLSILAEEELAQYFARVQPRELTPYTLTSLDDINAELRKVALQGFSVVDQEYEIGMRVLGVPLRDRKGELKAALSLTTHASRMTVEAMQQRYLPALYEAQAMLKPII, encoded by the coding sequence ATGAAAGATCCCGTTATTCATCCCCGTGACCTGATCGTCGGCTTGCAGAAGGGCCTGGGCCTGATGCAGCTGTTCAGCGAAGAAACCCCGCGCCTGAGCGTGCCGCAGGCAGCGCGCATGGCCGGGCTGACCCAAAGCGCGGCGCGGCGCTTTTTGCTGACGCTGGTGCATGAACGGTTTGTCGAGACGGACGGACGCCAGTACTGGCTGACAGCCAAGGCCCTGCGCATCGGCCAGGCTTATGTGGATTCGGCGCAGCTTCCGCGCATGCTCCGGCCGATTGTCGAGCAGGTGGCGCGGACCACTCAGGAGCATGTGTCGGTGGGGGTGCGGGACGGTGATGACATCATCCACGTGGTGCGCAGTCGCTACAGCCACATCTCCTCGATGTCGATCCGGCCCGGTTCGCGGGTGCCGATGTACTGCACCGCCAGCGGGCGCATCTGGCTGTCGATACTGGCCGAGGAAGAACTCGCGCAGTATTTTGCCCGGGTCCAGCCTCGGGAACTGACACCCTACACACTGACCTCGCTGGACGACATCAACGCAGAGTTGCGCAAGGTCGCCCTGCAAGGATTTTCAGTGGTGGATCAGGAATATGAAATTGGCATGCGGGTGCTCGGCGTCCCCCTGCGTGATCGCAAGGGCGAGCTCAAGGCGGCGCTTTCGCTCACCACCCATGCCTCGCGCATGACGGTCGAGGCCATGCAGCAGCGGTATTTGCCTGCGCTGTATGAAGCGCAGGCAATGCTCAAGCCGATCATCTAG
- a CDS encoding shikimate dehydrogenase, with protein sequence MIRGSTELVAILGSPIAQVKSPENFNSWFAAHDADLAMLAIDMSEPALAGFIASLRGWNNLRGCVVTVPYKQSLVPLLDELSERAAALRSVNVIRREANGRLIGDNVDGAGFLKAARAHGFQPAGKQALVLGSGGVGAAIAYALAEAGVRRLTVADVRPAQAQALGDLLKRAFPALDIGYGVEDLSEVDLLVNASPVGMGDSGELPVPVTLLESLNSAALVADVVTQPVITPLLALARERGCCIQTGPEMARAQMGNLGAFMGVMPVDA encoded by the coding sequence ATGATCCGCGGCTCGACTGAATTAGTGGCGATCCTGGGCTCACCCATTGCCCAGGTAAAATCCCCGGAAAACTTCAATAGCTGGTTTGCGGCCCACGATGCCGATCTGGCCATGCTCGCCATCGACATGAGCGAACCGGCGCTTGCAGGCTTCATCGCGTCCCTGCGTGGCTGGAACAACCTGCGCGGTTGTGTAGTGACCGTCCCCTACAAGCAAAGCCTGGTGCCATTGCTCGACGAGTTGAGTGAACGGGCTGCGGCGCTGCGCTCGGTCAATGTGATCCGCCGCGAAGCCAATGGCCGCCTGATTGGCGACAACGTCGATGGCGCAGGCTTCCTCAAGGCCGCCCGTGCCCACGGCTTCCAGCCTGCCGGCAAGCAGGCACTGGTGCTGGGATCCGGCGGCGTCGGGGCGGCCATCGCCTATGCCCTTGCTGAAGCTGGCGTACGCCGCCTGACGGTCGCCGATGTCCGTCCCGCCCAGGCCCAGGCGCTGGGCGATCTGCTCAAGCGCGCCTTTCCTGCGCTCGACATTGGTTATGGGGTCGAGGATTTGTCCGAGGTCGACCTGCTGGTCAACGCCTCGCCGGTGGGCATGGGTGACAGCGGTGAACTGCCGGTCCCGGTCACCCTGCTGGAAAGCCTGAATAGTGCAGCGCTGGTCGCCGATGTGGTGACTCAGCCGGTCATCACTCCCCTGCTGGCACTGGCCCGCGAACGCGGCTGCTGCATCCAGACCGGCCCGGAAATGGCCCGGGCGCAGATGGGCAATCTGGGCGCCTTCATGGGCGTCATGCCGGTGGACGCTTGA